The Toxoplasma gondii ME49 chromosome XI, whole genome shotgun sequence region CCGACGATGCAAATAGACCCGTCTGGGTTCTCTGTTGTAAAACATGAGCCTAACAACGCGACCTTGTTTCCGAATCAAGAACAAGAGCTCGTGTCTTTTTCTACTCACACAGAGCCATCAGAATGAGTAAATTTTCCGGTTCCGTTGATCCTGTTGTGCTGCCATTGACCCTCGAAGACGTTTCCTTTACTGTCACTCCAGGTACCTTCTCCATGACACTCATCTTTTTTGAAAGAACCCTCGTACGTCTGCCCATCAGGCCAACTCAGTTTTCCCTCTCCGTCGCGAAGAGGGTCCTGATACATAAACGACATCCACATATCCATGTTTAAAGACCCACAAGCCTAcctgcacatatatatatatatatatatatatggaatAATTGTATTGCTGCATACATGCGCGTGTTGGATCGCATCCGGATTGTCGAatgtttctctttgttcttttttccctccaatacgtttcctctgttgtcttgtgttctgtgtctctcttcgtcttttggCTACTTCCGACATTCACTCCCTGTCCTCTTTAGATCGGCGAATCTTGTCAGTCAGTCGAAACGACACCATAGCGTCTCCTTTGTATCCAGCGGTCCCACTgtttgcctcttcctcgcactttgtctttcttccctctcagCGCATGTTTCTTGTCCTCTCCGCCTCGTCTTGTGCCCGTTtccgtgtctccgtcggcaCCACTTCATTCACAGGTTTTGAAAGAGAACCGCAAACGTGGACGATCCATCGCACAAGAgcgctcttcgtcgactTTCCGATTGTTCCACACTCCCGTGTTCAATTCGCCCTCCTTCCCCCTCTATTTCGTTTGCCATAAAGTCAAGTTCCCCTCTTTGGTGCGTCCACCCACTCGCCTGACTCCAGATACACAGCGAGTTCACTCGATCCCCGGCACTGTAAGTAAAATACTTGGTTCACACACAAGGCATGACGACTTCAGACCGGTCGTACCTTCCACTGGCCTTCATAGACAGCTCCGGAGGCAAGTGTCACAGGAGGTCTGGCAACTCTGCCGCTTCCGGCGGGTTCTCCCGGAATTTCGGCGAGGTTCGTGGGCGGTCCGGCAGCCATAGAGTGTCCCTGTCTGCCTCCAGGTGGTGGAACATAGGTGCTTCCTACAGCGTCACTGTCGGGAAGGCAAACGTCTGGAGGCGTCTCACTTTCTACCGCTGCGCTCCCGTTTCCCCCATCGGGGCCACTGGGTACGGAGGCGGTCGGACTGCATTGCCTTTCGGTATTTTCTGTCGGGGAATGCCCCCCAGTCCCGGCAACTCTAAGCGACACTGCGTGTTCTGCTGGCTGCTGCGACTGCTGAGACAGTCCACTCGGTGCAGACTGAGCTGGCTTTTTCGTGGTCTCGTTAGCTGTCGATTGCGTGCACCCCATGTTTGTGTCACGAACAGAGGACGGTGTAATAGGACTCAAATGATGTATTCAGCGCTGAGGTACgccgagaaaaggcgaaaagaaagaatgTTTAAACAACCCTGAGAGTAAGGCGCTGGGTTCGCTCCGTAGACAAGTAAGTCTGGTTTGGAGATCCCCGGAAGCGCGTTGTGTTAGAATGAGCGCTGGCAAGAAAGGGGAATGCGTGGTGCCTTCGTTTGAGTGACTCTTTCACGAGAACTCAGTtgcggaaaagaagaaaactgcgGCGAAGGGATGCTGCGGGCTCAACACACCAAGTCTAGCGacgggagacgaaaaagggcAGCAAATGAGGATCGGGAGAACCCCTGGGAAGAACGGAGCTACAGGAGTCAAGTTTcgggagcagaaggaaaggaggtTGCCCGGTCCGCTCGGCGGCTCTTTGGTCATCTGGTTGCGAGGCCGGGCGCGAAATGACCGACGACGAAGCTCGATGTCGTAACGGACTCAGAAAACGCAGCGACGACAGTGGCTCGAGACTCGCCACCACGATGTGCCGTAAACAAAGAGTGTTCGAACGAAAACAGAGGGAATGATTTCGCTGAAGATCTCTCGGTTCAGTCCTTTCGACGACTCGTGTCCCAGAAACAAAAGTCGCAGCCTCAAAATCATCCTCCGCATTCGAAGAAGAACCGGGACCCTTGGCAAACCGCCGCGAATCCCGCCGCAACTGCGTGCAATCGAGAGGCATGTGAGGAGTTTTGCCGCCTCGTGACGGAGACTTTGGCCAGTTCTTTGAGTGTTGAGAGCGAAAATAAGTGTGGAGATCAGAACTGTGCGAAGTAAATATGCGATTTTAGTCCCGCAGCTTCCAAAGTTCGAGATTCTGCGGGTATGTTAGGGGGACCGGCAAGCTCGATCCAGCTCACGCTGACGGCAATAACACACACCACACCGGAGCTACATGCGACGGTGCTCGGCGTCTACTGGAGTGCTCAGGACAACTAAAAGCGTTGGCTTTCAGTTCCGGACGACATTAACGTTAACCGACAGCGGTTTTGATCCACGCGCAGTCTGTGGATTACTGTTATCACTCATCGTCTTGCGTATCTGCTACGCGCACGGGTCCAGTAACTCTGCAGGTAGACCGCGTACGAAGGGCATACAGCAAGGTCCCACAAGGGTGTGAAGAATCACCACAATGAAATAAAGAAGGTGGTTGAAATGATCCTGCGTTCCTCAATGAATGTGCAAATTAAGACAAGGTCCTCTGCCTGAGGGAGAAATGGACTGTCAACGTGTAGGCAGTATGCAGGCTAGACCCTTGGATGAGCCTGGCTGTTTATTAGCACGGGTGGAAACAAACGCACGATCTTAGCATCGTGTAACTAGAGAAGAAACGTGGTTTTCATCACAAATCTCAAAGTTCTTTGTCTTTGTGGAAGTAAGACACGCCTCAAAAACGGACACACAGTTCACAGCGTCGCCTTACCGTCGCACCCCTAAATCGCGGCGGGCGGGTTTTGGTGACGACTTCGTCGTAGTCAAGGCGAAAGGCCAGGAACTGAGGACTTATCGATGTCTAAAATAGCTAAAGACAGCATGTTGATGCCGTACGCACAAAATGAAGTCCGTCTCTTAGGAAATGAAGGCGCCTGCTTTTGCTCTTGTCGCCAGGAAATCACACGGTGTGCACTTTGCGGTCAGCACTGTAAAAAGTGTCAGCAGCTGTGAATATGGAAAAAATATGGGGAGAATTCGAAGAGACTCAGCGAGTTTCCAGGGTTATATGTGGCACCTAACTGGATTCGCAGATAGAGCCAATAATGACACGCTGGAATCGGAGTGACGCGCAACAGCTCGTTTGCTGTACGCAGTGGAAATCCGTTTCCAGAAACGGCATAGATCCCACACGAGAGTCCGTCCTGCAGTTCTACATGATTGTTTAGGCATCTGTGGTTACAGTCAGGTTCTGATGCCCGATGCAAAAACGATAAAGACGAGACTCAACTTTCACAGTATGAAACGACATTTTTTTAGTTCACATTACGCAGTTGATACTGCCAAGTGACTAACTCCTGATTTCCATGGACGGACTTGCAGATTACCATCGCTACCATGGCATGTACTAAATTGACGTTGAAACGTATCCATGGTAAAGTTTTGGAGTCAACTCTGTTCCGTCAAGAGGTACCGGCTAGTGGTTTGGCCTCTCTGAGGGAACCAACTACGCACGAATGAACTACTGGGGACAGTTAATCTGGTGCAGTTACAGAGCAGTTGGCGGCGGAAACCGATCTAAGTTATGCTATCATTTACGAAAATATTTCCTTAAAGCCGATCTCCCCACAGCAAGGGAAAATAATGCAAATAGCGAGGCACGGAGACGCCAAGTGCCGCTAACTCGTAATATGCGTTCCCCGCCTAGAAAGTAAATTAACGATAAGCGGGAGAGGAGCAGGAAAATAAACGTAGACATAAAAAGGTATCCATCTTTTATCGAAGGCAATGCCGAGACGATGTGAAGTGCGTCATGAAACGATAGTTTGCTCTGGTTCTATTACAAGGGAGCAGTATACCTTTTGTATAAAAAAACTGCAGTTTTTGAGGTGAGTCCTCGATAAGCAAAGGGCGCCAGAGCACGCTCGCCCTGAACTACCATTGAAGTCTGCCATGCTAGTCGGACGCTACCGGTAATACACACGTCGCCTCACTACTGGCTTCAAATTTTGCACATATCTGTTTCCGTACAGTTATTGTTGCTGTTACTCTGACACTGGGTAGTCCACTTCTACAGCAGTTCCTGCGCCCGAATTCTTGAAAGCCGCGTACTACTCTGATCATTACTGCTTTCACGACCCTCTCCCTTGCTGACGCTCCATGATACATCTTCACTGGGTCTGTAGTTGTAGCGgtttgctttcttttctcttttgatGCACAGTTCTTTTATCGCTTCTACACCACAAGACCGTGCGAGCTGCTCTGCGACTTGGATTGTGTCCACTCCAGCCACAGGGGAAAGAGTCGGACCAACTTTCACTCATGTCGATAATTGCCCGATAAGGATCTTCTTAGCACAGATGGCACTGTGAAACGAATGCGGGGAACCCAAAGGGCGTTATTGGACATATCCCGTGTGGCAAGACTTTCATCAACCGCTTGAACTTCGTACTTCATGGTGGACAGTAGAACTGCTGACAGGTGATGTCATTTGCACAGCGACCACGTCTATAGAACGATGTAAATGCATGCTTTGTTATGAAGTGTCAACCGCAAGAGTAGGGTCGTATGTGTTTTGAATCCGCAAAACGTAGCACACGTATCAGAGAATAGGAAAAAGTCTCTCACGCATGCGCTCACTGAAGGCGTCGAGACAAAGTGAAACTGCACTTTTTTCATCTAAACAGCCTGCCAAACGGAATCTTTCCCGCCGTTCCATCAACAAGATCTCCAGGCTTCGCTTGACATTTGCAAATTGCGGAGTGTTCCTTGGAGGCTGCAGACGCGAGCTCTAGAAGCGAGGATCGAACAACATGCCTCATTTACTCAAGGAGTTCAGCCGTCGTCCGAGTTTCTCTACCGTTCTTGTCTTCTGGGACCTCTTGGCTTCTAGAGCTGCAACAGGGTATTGCCTTTTGGGAAGTCCCCAGATTTTCATTTATGTTTTCAAGCGGTCAAAAGGCTCTCAGCCAAACCCGGGGGGTTCTTCGAGAAAAGATCGTGTTTCTTCCGGCTTGCTTCGAcactttctgcatgcgctgccaAATGAACCCGGAAAATCGCCAACGCGAACCTCGACTTTTCATTGGCTTTCGCTTCCAAATCGGGACGATTTTGCCACGAAGAAGTCCATTTCTTTACATGAAGTCAGTCCTTTTTCCTATCCGCTGCGTGTCTTACTCTGTGCCGtcctcccctgtctcctgagCAAGTTCCGTTGTTCATATACACGAACGGTGTGCGACTTGTCGACCATTCGTTTCTCTCACTAGACATTTCTGAAAGCCACCGCTGACGGTCTCGTcactctcttttcctctgatCTTCTTTTATCTCTGCCTTTGtcgttgctttttcttctccgagcGTGACAGGCGCCTGTACAACCTTTCTGCGAGTGCAAGCGGGAGACCGAGTTTCTGCTTTGTCCGGCGTCTCGTTGTCTTTTCCTCCACATGGGCAGGAAGCATCCCCAGAGGCTGTCCAGTCAGTTTTTCTCAAGGTCGTTCCCCGTCTTCGAGTGTAGACTTGCGTTTCTAGCTGTCCGGTCgtttcgctgcctctctcacAACCTCTGACGGCATCCGCGGTTTCGCAGAGAGATACGAGGGGAAATGGAGCTTCTTGCCACCCAgccctctgttttcttctgttgcgTCGGTCACTAGCTGCCACGAGTTCGAGTGTGCGGGCAAACTCCACGGCCTGcgttttcgctttcctccctGGCGCTTGTCTCCCaacttcctttcctctctgttgtcCCTCTCCAACTTCCTCTCCAAAAGAGACATGGGTCGACCTGGCCGCCGCTCACATGCTGCTTTGCAGCCTGAAtcggaggcgaggaacgaagtcgaagaagaacgagagacggaagaggcgtcgcctgctgaaggcaaagaagaagaaggagaggaagaggaagagggagaggaagaggaagaggatgaCGCGGatgaagatgaagagacgTCGTCTGAGGAGGAGGAAGTTGGCATCGCTCTGCAGCTTCCAGTTCGGAGCACTCGAGGTCACTCGTATCAGCGTTTAGTGGGGGACGCTTTGCGCGAGGACCAAGAGTTCTGGAATCACTCGACAtgggcggaagaagacgacgaagactaCAACTGCAGTGAAGGTGAAGAAGTCTACGCAGACATTGTTGACTCGGATTTCGATCGcgccgaggacgaagaaagcagcgacgaggagacggcggaaagaaagaggTCGAAGGAcggggagacgaagcgcgagcggagagacgcgagagacatcgtcgaagacgacgaagagcgagcgaagaagagacagaagcgaggcgCCTTCCAGAACctctggaagaagacacagcaaCAGAGGCGCcaggcggaggcgaagaaggccggGGACAaaggccgagagagacagacgaagcgcgtctccttcgaaCCTGCTGCAGAGTCCGAAGGCGATttcgacgcagagagcgaggacgagaagggtGACTCACAATGCACGCAGCCGCGCAGTCGGCGGAAGGCTTCAGGCAAGAAGCAGCTGATCGGAGCAGAGGGCGACGATGAGGACGGGGAAAGGCCTCCGGCGTCTCGTCGCCGGACGCGCGACAGCACAAGGCAACACACTCGGTGCGTCGCTCGGCGTCtagaggaagaggagctgcATCGGATccggaaggaaagaagcagaaaggtcgaggcggagagagcaggaagagacaaacagagtGGCTTTCGAGAGCCCACGCTGGAGGAACACCTCGCAGAGGCGCGAATCACGGAAGCGCGCAATGTAGCCAGTCTGATGGTTatcgaagagaaagaggaggcgcGGAAACTGAGGTATGTAGACGTGAAGAAAAACATCTACAAGGGCGACTTCGACACTTACATCTCCTGGGCTTCCTGGCTCATCATCGGAGACGCTCCCCCAGAAGAGGACGCACCTGCGGCCACGGAGGCGAACAGTGCCGAGTCCGCAGCGGTCTCTCCAAAGGGAGACAGTCTCCTCGCGCAGACCCCACACGAGATAGCGGGGACAAAGCTTTCAACCGAACAGCGGCGAGCTTTccaggaggaggaggagacgcgggcTTCTCCCGGGGCGCTGGAACGAATAAAACGAGAAGAATTTCAAAAccaaaaaggagacagtcaCGGAATCGACGTCGAGCGAAGTAACTGCATCGAAAAGCGGATCGAGGtcacggaagaagaaaaccggGCGGGGTCTTCGGGGGGCTCAACTGAAGGTGGAAAGGGCGCTGGAGTCCAACAGCCGACCTGCCGACCgcgcgcggagacaccgacgACAGTCgccggaggagacgagggagcCGAGGGAGACAAGCGGCCTGGAGAGACGCCTGAGGACGGAAAAGATCAGGAGGAATGGAGTCCAAACCTCGACGACTACGCTATGGAGCTGCGCATGTTCACAGATGGCAAATTCCCCGACATTTATCACCAAGAACCTCCTCCACGTAAGCAAAGAGAAACCCCCCAAACCCTCATGCCAAGGGGAGAGGCACAGTGTTGTTTTCCGGAGACTCGCTGCACAGCTTTCAAAGGAAGCAGCAGTcatcttctgttctctttttgGTTCTCGCGTAAAGCTGAAGACACGCGTTCCGACGACGAAATGCTTTAGCGAAGGAAATAACGTTTCTCCTCAGAAAGGCAGCTCCCTCTGTGTCCTGGAGATGATTTGCACATTTCAGAACAGCGACAAGCACTTGCCTTGTCTCGACAGCCGGTGCATCGTCGCAGCGctcgtccttttcttgcctctttcttACCACACACTTCGCCTTCTACTGCGTCCTCGACAGCGTATTCTCGTGACTTTTGGCGtactttgtttttttttggCATTCATCTCCATTCGCTCTTTGTCCCATTCGGTTTcctccagctgtctctctctgcgtttctgtcttgcGTCTCCTCAGCGCCCCCCAAGTACGTCTGTCCGATAAGCGGTTTAGAGGCGAAATACCTCGACCCTCTCACTGGCGTTCGATACGCCACAACGCATGCGTTCAAGTGTCTCCGAGAAGCCTACCATCGTTTGCGAGAGCAACAGCTTTTTCAAGCGCTTCACCAGGCGACGGTAAGTCCTGCCACTGTGATATACCAAGTTGTGGATGTAAATGAGTTTTCGTTTCCATGATGCTCGTCTCCATATGTGTGCGCATTTGTTTCAGTGGATCGCCGCTCGCGTTTGGATCGATGAATGCCGCTTGGATTCAAATACTCATGAATGAGTTTTGCTTCTTATGATTTCCATGTCTCGTTGCGTGCTTGTCTGTCTTACGCGTTCCTCTCGTGTTCGAAAAGCCAGCCGAAAGGAGTGCGTGAGGGAGCCGGTAGCTGGTTCATAACTTACAGAGCATTTGCGAGGTCCACAATACGCGAAGACGTATTCTGATAAAATCGTGAGATGGATGCATATCACGACATCTAtccacatgtatatatatatatatatatatttgaaaTTGTGTTTGTATGAATGTGAATTTACGTCTCCCCTCacttgcatatatatatatatatatatatatatatatagttatcTGCGCGTACATTTGAAAGCACAGTACTTTCGTGTGTATGCATCGAAAAGCCAATTTAAATATGTGTTCCTGTCTTTGATGGAGTTTGCCATCCGTAGGTTTTTTCTTACCGTTTTCCACCGACTTCGTTCTATCCggtgttcgtttctctcatTTTCTCGCTGACGATTTTCTGTTTGACACATGCAGCAACTGCTAGATGCGAAGGTGGGAGAGCTGGGACTCGACGCTTCAACTGTGTCGACGGCTGGGCCGAGTGCGTCTGAAAAAACGGTTCTGTCTTCTCACGCCGGCCAGCACGACTTGCTCGACTCTTCACGAGGCGCGCTTCAAAACAGGGGAGACGCTTCGATCaagcttctttcctcctcgcctcagtctcgaagcggagacagtttCGCAGGGGCTACCGCGAGCGACATGTGGATCGCGGAGGACGACGGCAAGAAGGGGCAAGGGCGCCGAGGGGCGAAAGTGAAGACAGGACCacggggaaagaaggagcgaagaaaagctaAGGCAGAGAACTACGCATTTGCAGCAGTCTAGAGCAGCTCTCTTCCCAGAGGACGGATGaacaaaggaagaaaacataGCGGAAACTCCGCGGTTTTCCAATCCTGGGCAGACATAGCAATGGgaaacgaacagagaaggTGCAAATCGCCATGAACGCAGAGAGATACCAAACACGCGTAGATTTCCTACTTTGTCGGGGCAGCAAGGAGACACGCCCAAGGATAAATCAGACGAAAGAGAATGGGTTCCAAGAACTCCTGTTGGCCAACACAAATACATATCGATGGGAACGGACAGAGATCCACATtttgtgcatatatatatatatatatatatatatatatatgtacataaaaatatacatgtatagacacatatatagacatatggagagagagagcgtggGCGTGTCGGATCGAAGCGACTCCATGAGAAACAAAATGTAGATTCCGAAATGCTGTCATGAACGTAGGAAACGAGGAGTCCAACACTTTTCTGTGACTTCAAAGATTTATGCTGGAAACTGTTGTGTGCCGAGACGTTCGGCCGATGAGAATCCCAGAGGCCAGGACTTTTGCTCTTTCTGGATGAGAGGGTGGCATTGCCGATGGACGGCAAAATGGTGCAAGAAGATTTGTTGCCTCATTTGAGTGCAGTTTGTTTACAGGCAGGGAAATACATATTTGCACATGTGCGTGTGCATTTGTTACTGGATTCTTCATTTAAAGGAGCTACGGGAAGAGTCCCTGTTCGGACTGCGCGTGGCGACAGAGCGCCTTCTCGATTTGTTCTCTTCACTAAAGAATCGAACGCCTAACGGACGTGGAATTAACTTTTTTCCCGAGAAACCTGCTTTTGGTCTCCCGAAGTTACTGATGGTCTTTTTCAAGTTTTTTGTCTTCCTCGGGACTGGAATTTGTCTCTCGACTTCACCTTCTCTCGACACAGCCGTCTTCACCCACTGGTGGATTTCCTGGTGGTCGAACCAGAAAAGACTGCGCGGGAGCAAATCACAAAAGGCGAACACAGTGGAACTCAGCCATACCaacggaaaggaaaaagagggaatTCATAATGTGCCTACAGACTGCAGCTGTAAATATATCTAGAAACAGCTTAAATGAGTCTTATCTGTTGTCACTAGCATGCATCTCCTGGACGGCAGAGGTCCACATTATGGTTCTGAAGACACGTACTGCATACTGCCTGCTACCTGGCTCTATTGGCATCTTTCCAAAGTCTTTTTCACCGCAGGTGTGCTGCCATTAGAGCCTAGGCACCTCAAGTCCTGATAGATTGGTGCAACTCACAACGTCGACAAGCAGTCTGTCTATCCGGAGGTTTGTGTTCGTGGCGGAACCCGAAACTCGGAAATATTCCACTGAAAAGCCCCACGAGAAAGAACGCACAAATCTTTACCCCTGTACTGCGAGCGTGCATGCAATCGTTCTTCTGGTTCATGCGGAGCCGTTTAACTACATTTGTATCGTTCCACGTATCAGCCGAACGGGGTAAAAAACTCGCTTTTGTCCAGCGTCCAACAGCGCTGGCGCAGAGAACTTTTCTGTTTACGAGACTAGCTGTTGCGTCTCCCGCGCCAGAAACTTCACCTGTTTTCCATAAAAATCAGACCGGTGAGCAGCTTCTGGCCGGGCAAACATTTCCAGAAAACCCTGCCATTCCAGCAAGGGCGgctgtgtatgtacaccccatCTAGCTGGTATGGTTAACCTGCAGCTTGCTGGTGTGTTCCCCTTTGTTGTCGAAAAATGAGGACATGTCTCGCCTGAACTTCTAGTGAGAGTTCTGCCCCGTTTTCTTGCGTGTGAACGCTGATTTTTTCCGGCGTAGAACTGCCCTTTCCTCCCTCAGACGAACGCCCTCCTCTATCACCTCGTTCCATCTGACGTACGTAGCCTGTCCTGGATGAGTGAAAAGCGTCGTTACCTCCAGGGCAactgccttttctcctctaGCTTTGACAGAAAGAGGATAGCGGGAAAGcgttgctctctctcgacagaaATATCTTCGCATTttaggaaagagaagacctGCGTCCAGTTTTTCGTCCGGGCAATGACTGAATTCCTTGTTCGATTGGGTCGCGAACTTGCATGCGGCTGTCCGTGCAGAGGAGCAGCTGAGATCGGGTTCGCTACTCATCGAGAGCCGATGAGacctcgagaaagagacacgcgcCAGCAAGCACCCGTTGGGATCCGTTTGCAATCGATTTCTCTAATCGGTGTTTCCCACGTCCGCTTCTGCGTGGCAATCGAAAGCGTCGCGGTCTCCGGCTCTCCGCCGGCAGTTGCACCCGGTTagcttttctctgcttcactTCTCTCGCGTTATTTCTCTCCCCGGCAGAGCCACAGTTCGCTGGTATTCTGCTATCTCTAGAAGTTCATTTCCCCcccctcctttttctcggtGCGTTTTTGACACAGCTCTCCACCAGACTTCGGTTTTTCCTGCCAGAAGCGAGATGCCCTCAAGTGTGTCGCCTTCTCATGTCGGTTTTACGCGTGCTCCCTCAAccatcgctctctctttttcgtcgcgCTTCGATAGTAAAGTTGCTTTAAAGATTCGGTCCCCCTCTTTGCTGCGTACCTTTTCCGGGTTTTGTGACATTTCGAGGGAAAAACAGAGTCGCAAGAATTTCGTCACGGCCCTCTTGCTTCCGTAAACGGCCAGTCGTTCaattctctcttcgtcgcacACCTGTGAAAGTCTCCACATCTCGGTATGAGGCGCTTGCTAGGCAAAAATTTCTTATGTGGACGCATCCTTCTGTATAGctcgttcttcgtcgttgcttctctcgttctctcttaAAACAGGTCCCCAGTCCTCCGCGTTT contains the following coding sequences:
- a CDS encoding YL1 nuclear protein C-terminal domain-containing protein (encoded by transcript TGME49_313300), translated to MGRPGRRSHAALQPESEARNEVEEERETEEASPAEGKEEEGEEEEEGEEEEEDDADEDEETSSEEEEVGIALQLPVRSTRGHSYQRLVGDALREDQEFWNHSTWAEEDDEDYNCSEGEEVYADIVDSDFDRAEDEESSDEETAERKRSKDGETKRERRDARDIVEDDEERAKKRQKRGAFQNLWKKTQQQRRQAEAKKAGDKGRERQTKRVSFEPAAESEGDFDAESEDEKGDSQCTQPRSRRKASGKKQLIGAEGDDEDGERPPASRRRTRDSTRQHTRCVARRLEEEELHRIRKERSRKVEAERAGRDKQSGFREPTLEEHLAEARITEARNVASLMVIEEKEEARKLRYVDVKKNIYKGDFDTYISWASWLIIGDAPPEEDAPAATEANSAESAAVSPKGDSLLAQTPHEIAGTKLSTEQRRAFQEEEETRASPGALERIKREEFQNQKGDSHGIDVERSNCIEKRIEVTEEENRAGSSGGSTEGGKGAGVQQPTCRPRAETPTTVAGGDEGAEGDKRPGETPEDGKDQEEWSPNLDDYAMELRMFTDGKFPDIYHQEPPPPPPKYVCPISGLEAKYLDPLTGVRYATTHAFKCLREAYHRLREQQLFQALHQATQLLDAKVGELGLDASTVSTAGPSASEKTVLSSHAGQHDLLDSSRGALQNRGDASIKLLSSSPQSRSGDSFAGATASDMWIAEDDGKKGQGRRGAKVKTGPRGKKERRKAKAENYAFAAV
- a CDS encoding hypothetical protein (encoded by transcript TGME49_313305), producing MRRYFCRERATLSRYPLSVKARGEKAVALEVTTLFTHPGQATLFWFDHQEIHQWVKTAVSREGEVERQIPVPRKTKNLKKTISNFGRPKAGFSGKKLIPRPLGVRFFSEENKSRRRSVATRSPNRDSSRSSFK